Proteins from one Prosthecobacter sp. genomic window:
- a CDS encoding alpha/beta hydrolase: MKHLLLASLALVTITFAQDMKSNIPYVENGHARHVLDIYAPANAKNLPVVFWIHGGGWQQGDKSDVELKPQWFMDKGFVFVSTNYRLLPEVDMGTLIRDCAKSFAWVQKNIAQHGGDPKRVLVGGHSAGAQLAAILCTDDRYLKEAGADFNALIGSVPVDGDTYDIPAMIETAETRLRVHGMPMPKYGHRLKFGGDPEKHRDFSAVTHVAKGKGIPPFLILHVSNHPDTSIQARRFGAVLTEAGVPTTVFGAKDTDHSKLNDNLGKPGDPATVALSDFVARVLKK; the protein is encoded by the coding sequence ATGAAGCATCTCCTCCTCGCCAGTCTTGCACTCGTCACGATTACATTCGCCCAGGACATGAAGTCCAACATCCCCTACGTCGAGAACGGCCACGCACGTCATGTGCTCGACATCTACGCGCCAGCGAACGCCAAGAACCTGCCCGTCGTGTTTTGGATTCACGGCGGCGGATGGCAGCAGGGTGATAAAAGCGATGTGGAGCTCAAACCGCAGTGGTTCATGGACAAAGGCTTCGTTTTTGTCTCCACGAATTACCGCCTTCTGCCGGAGGTGGACATGGGCACGCTCATCCGCGACTGCGCGAAGTCGTTCGCCTGGGTACAGAAAAACATCGCGCAGCACGGCGGCGATCCAAAACGCGTGCTCGTGGGCGGACATTCGGCGGGCGCGCAACTCGCGGCGATTCTATGCACGGATGACCGCTACTTGAAGGAGGCCGGCGCTGATTTCAACGCGCTCATCGGCAGTGTGCCGGTCGATGGCGACACCTATGACATCCCGGCGATGATCGAGACAGCGGAGACGCGCCTGCGTGTGCATGGCATGCCGATGCCGAAATATGGCCACCGCCTGAAATTCGGCGGCGACCCGGAGAAGCACAGAGATTTCTCCGCCGTGACGCATGTGGCGAAGGGCAAGGGCATCCCTCCTTTCCTGATCTTGCACGTCTCGAATCACCCTGACACGTCCATTCAGGCGCGACGCTTTGGCGCGGTCCTCACCGAGGCCGGCGTGCCGACGACCGTCTTCGGCGCGAAGGACACCGATCACAGCAAACTCAATGACAACCTCGGCAAGCCGGGCGATCCGGCGACGGTGGCGCTGAGTGACTTTGTCGCGAGGGTGTTGAAGAAGTGA
- a CDS encoding sugar phosphate isomerase/epimerase family protein: MKPTAFSPSRRQFLATAGAASLSLLSSSNAATFKTVIKKAKIIGKPEEKALRDLKDAGFDGVEVSFLFDDETEAKKARELVEGIGLKVHSVLRGWAEFNSDDPGQVAASYAVTEKALRTANWLGAETILLVPCRVGGPTVKMPEPWEFDIEFDEKTGHVSRVVKGDNTPFARYIALQNKSTDGSKEQVTKLIPLAEKLNVIIGLENVWNNLWVRPDLYKNFVASFNHPFVQAYYDVGNHVKYLVPVHDWIHTLGGLIKKIHIKDYALAPDNKSGKFVHPRDGSIDWPKMRQALDDVGYNGWITVEDNGLPLPEFTDRLNKIIAGV; this comes from the coding sequence ATGAAACCAACCGCCTTCTCCCCGTCCCGCCGTCAATTCCTCGCCACCGCTGGTGCTGCCTCACTGTCGCTGCTGTCTTCGTCGAACGCGGCGACCTTCAAGACGGTGATCAAGAAGGCCAAGATCATCGGCAAGCCGGAGGAGAAGGCGCTGCGTGATCTCAAGGATGCCGGATTCGACGGCGTGGAGGTTTCGTTCCTCTTCGATGACGAGACAGAGGCCAAAAAGGCGCGTGAACTCGTCGAAGGCATCGGTTTGAAGGTACACTCGGTGTTGCGTGGCTGGGCGGAGTTCAACAGCGATGATCCGGGGCAGGTGGCAGCGAGTTATGCAGTGACTGAAAAGGCGCTGCGCACAGCGAACTGGCTCGGCGCGGAGACGATCCTGCTGGTGCCATGTCGCGTCGGTGGCCCGACAGTGAAGATGCCGGAGCCGTGGGAGTTTGACATCGAGTTCGACGAGAAGACCGGCCACGTCAGCCGCGTGGTGAAGGGCGACAACACGCCGTTTGCCCGCTACATCGCGTTGCAGAACAAATCGACCGACGGGTCGAAGGAGCAGGTGACGAAACTCATTCCGCTGGCAGAGAAGCTCAATGTCATCATCGGCCTCGAGAACGTCTGGAACAACCTCTGGGTGCGCCCGGACCTCTACAAGAACTTCGTCGCATCCTTCAATCACCCGTTTGTACAGGCCTACTACGACGTGGGCAATCATGTGAAGTATCTCGTGCCCGTGCATGACTGGATTCATACGCTGGGCGGCCTCATCAAGAAGATCCACATCAAGGACTATGCGCTCGCGCCGGATAACAAGAGCGGCAAATTCGTGCATCCGCGCGATGGCAGCATCGACTGGCCGAAAATGCGCCAGGCGCTCGACGACGTCGGCTACAACGGCTGGATCACCGTCGAAGACAACGGCCTGCCTCTGCCCGAGTTCACGGACAGGCTGAACAAGATCATCGCAGGCGTGTGA
- a CDS encoding GDSL-type esterase/lipase family protein, whose product MNIHSLRILPVLAATLVAPVLASAEIAVKSGEKIAFLGDSITHGGWSNPAGYVRLVIAGLEANGIKAEPVPAGISGHKSDQMLARLNKDVLSKKPQWMTLSCGVNDVWHGPRGVPLDDVMAKSGTYDEKVATRGTYQKNITAIIDQATAAGVKPVMLTATVIHENLASKENGLLAPYNDFLRKLAKEKNVPMADLYAMFEERIKAENKPNVKVLTSDGVHMNAEGNKLMAVGVLKAFGLNEAELDKAKASWPALEVAAAEFAKKQAEARAKAAAEKAKSNPKK is encoded by the coding sequence ATGAACATACACTCCCTCCGAATTCTCCCCGTCCTCGCCGCCACACTTGTCGCGCCAGTCTTGGCCAGCGCCGAAATCGCCGTGAAGAGCGGCGAGAAGATCGCCTTCCTCGGTGATTCGATCACCCATGGCGGTTGGAGCAATCCGGCGGGTTATGTGCGGCTCGTGATCGCGGGATTGGAAGCGAATGGGATCAAGGCGGAACCGGTTCCAGCGGGGATAAGCGGGCACAAGTCGGATCAAATGCTCGCCCGGCTCAACAAGGACGTGCTGAGCAAGAAGCCGCAGTGGATGACGCTGAGCTGCGGCGTGAATGATGTGTGGCACGGCCCTCGCGGCGTGCCGCTCGATGATGTGATGGCGAAAAGTGGCACCTACGATGAGAAGGTCGCCACACGCGGCACTTACCAGAAGAACATCACCGCCATCATCGATCAGGCGACAGCCGCAGGCGTGAAGCCGGTGATGCTGACGGCGACAGTGATTCATGAGAATCTCGCGAGCAAAGAGAACGGCCTGCTTGCGCCCTACAACGATTTCCTCCGCAAGCTCGCCAAGGAGAAGAATGTGCCGATGGCCGATCTGTACGCGATGTTTGAGGAGCGCATCAAGGCGGAGAACAAGCCGAACGTGAAAGTGCTCACCAGCGACGGCGTGCACATGAATGCCGAAGGCAACAAGCTCATGGCCGTCGGCGTGCTGAAGGCTTTCGGACTCAATGAAGCCGAACTCGACAAAGCCAAAGCCTCCTGGCCTGCGCTCGAAGTGGCTGCCGCGGAGTTTGCGAAAAAGCAGGCCGAAGCACGTGCCAAAGCGGCTGCGGAAAAGGCCAAATCGAACCCCAAGAAGTAA
- a CDS encoding sialidase family protein, whose translation MISPRAGLFAAFLASIGSLAAADDINWLVNYDAKSLPAGSWTTTGTPKATIEADGLHLADDDKEFANFRAAWKAGADEEIIVEVTVKVVGTTGAVKGKTSASVWPWRDGAPVSVLVSDGKHQEGLVLFANQAASHTDRFIPMDTTNRFHTYRLVIRGTDMGMWVDGERKVEGQGAFWKLAESPEAFIQFGSSAKTATGSAIWQSVKLGVRKAAAPLPSSPLKITVSEPWEIKRDDIRQTRPYLYDMGQGLLLMSVAQGPDAFYEPYGLLKSTDAGKTWTPIPGLDKLDTTPLPCLRRPDGSILAVSRWTRTQPDGRVVGKTVHLNADATSFEMIDNELKLPKEFTNEAKSDQIICERHIWNDDDGGVTMVLWSRKGVKLPDGRNNTVRMSHLMRSTDEGKTWTHFSTIGPGGEPAVCRLSATEQTAVIRGDRNSRMKQMFSHDGGKTWTPPVELEVGKVLPDLVLMSNGVLACAYGRPASCLMFSLDGGKTWPSHHVISERVGFNYTSIREISPGKLLYIHDAPKVNGVMVEVERVK comes from the coding sequence ATGATTTCCCCACGTGCCGGCCTGTTTGCGGCCTTTTTGGCTTCCATTGGCTCTTTGGCCGCAGCGGATGATATCAACTGGCTCGTGAACTACGACGCCAAATCGCTGCCCGCCGGGTCGTGGACGACGACCGGCACACCGAAAGCCACAATCGAGGCTGATGGGCTGCATCTTGCCGATGATGACAAGGAGTTCGCGAACTTCCGCGCTGCGTGGAAGGCGGGCGCGGATGAGGAGATCATCGTCGAAGTCACGGTGAAGGTCGTTGGCACCACGGGCGCTGTGAAGGGCAAAACATCCGCCTCCGTCTGGCCGTGGCGCGATGGCGCGCCGGTGTCCGTGCTCGTGAGCGATGGCAAGCATCAGGAAGGGCTCGTGCTGTTCGCGAATCAAGCCGCGAGTCATACAGACCGCTTCATCCCGATGGATACAACGAATCGTTTTCACACCTATCGGCTCGTTATTCGCGGCACGGACATGGGCATGTGGGTGGACGGCGAGCGCAAAGTGGAGGGCCAGGGGGCCTTCTGGAAACTTGCGGAATCGCCGGAGGCCTTCATCCAGTTCGGGTCGAGCGCCAAAACGGCCACAGGCAGTGCGATCTGGCAGTCGGTGAAGCTGGGTGTGCGCAAAGCGGCAGCGCCTTTGCCATCATCACCGTTGAAGATCACCGTGAGCGAGCCGTGGGAGATCAAGCGCGACGACATCCGCCAGACGCGGCCTTATCTCTATGACATGGGCCAGGGCCTGCTGCTCATGAGTGTCGCCCAAGGCCCGGATGCCTTCTACGAGCCCTATGGCCTGCTCAAATCGACCGATGCGGGCAAAACATGGACGCCGATCCCCGGACTCGACAAGCTCGACACCACGCCGCTGCCATGCCTGCGTCGGCCGGATGGCAGCATCCTCGCCGTGTCCCGCTGGACACGCACACAACCGGATGGACGTGTGGTTGGTAAAACCGTGCATCTCAACGCGGATGCGACGAGCTTTGAGATGATCGACAACGAGCTCAAACTGCCGAAAGAGTTCACCAATGAGGCCAAGAGCGACCAAATCATCTGCGAGCGCCACATCTGGAACGATGACGACGGTGGTGTGACGATGGTGCTGTGGAGCCGCAAGGGCGTGAAGCTGCCCGATGGCCGCAACAACACCGTGCGCATGTCCCACCTCATGCGCAGCACCGACGAAGGCAAAACGTGGACCCACTTCAGCACCATCGGTCCCGGCGGTGAACCCGCCGTCTGCCGCCTCAGCGCCACGGAGCAAACCGCCGTCATCCGCGGCGACCGCAACTCGCGCATGAAGCAGATGTTTTCCCACGATGGCGGCAAAACGTGGACGCCGCCTGTCGAACTCGAAGTCGGCAAGGTGCTGCCCGATCTCGTGCTCATGAGCAACGGCGTGCTCGCCTGTGCCTACGGCCGTCCGGCGAGCTGCCTCATGTTCAGCCTCGACGGTGGCAAGACGTGGCCTTCCCATCATGTCATCTCCGAACGCGTTGGCTTCAACTACACCAGCATCCGCGAAATCAGCCCCGGCAAGCTGCTCTACATCCACGATGCTCCAAAGGTGAACGGCGTGATGGTGGAGGTGGAGCGGGTGAAGTGA
- a CDS encoding DUF4838 domain-containing protein translates to MKLFLALFLSLSAATAADLKLLDAGKSDYQIVVPDKLETQALTDGLAQTARLLQTAFLANGAEVAVVTESQRDAAKPALMLGNTQFAQKNGIDVTKLRDWSFAHRVIGRDIVIAGHDHPSKAPTDNKRRPNWDRVGTAKAVVDFARQFMGVRFLYPDLPGYTPVSGAAKIDLLASPAIEFLPMQTITVPESLNVTTTPLLRVNTAHPAGASFYDLAHNRFPRVDEQFGGHTWERAVPAELFAEHPEYFAMISGSRLKPEGGKAQYCLSNPDVQERIYRDLAGFFDKGYDSVDLGQPDGFRECQCEKCDTLHGTGKDWSEKIWIFHRDVARRLEKSHPGKQVTMMSYILTAAPPKTFKAFPANTCIMLTGTNEEDIAPWRGIDVPRGFTGYVYNWCPNLGTRYTPMRTPGYIELQVQRLAANRIQSLYRDGPGQLFGLEGPVYYTMGRMFDDPANNHAKDLVPEFCEAAFQNKSIAFYMRAFYDELYNAIALYSDHLGTRNDVWTFKPLPTDARGRKTVQDPFQLIAFLYTPRLLAAMEGHLAQSEKLATTPKVKTRLALVRTEFDYLKHFAKVVHLHQAYQMLPDTGSLHRLLDAIDARNALIATLYIKGHQKEWNHILFPFPGHDAKHLQLAHDGYQEPYANTCFNWDTKAMRNAPPIGLKKLTIAKKTAKLTLDSPEWQNVPAHELTLLPPLHTLPRKTTLRLLYDENALHLRAEAELGDETTFTAFNRDRVLTNQEALDVYLAPNPAQPLFYRLTQGANAASKYDALNGRITDVMDPRHGKDDPTWNGNWTSETRVDAKAKRWHAYIVIPFKTLGVEAPTKGITWKANFGRNHALPREVIDRAIWSSSLTSTRMEDATVMGEIVFE, encoded by the coding sequence ATGAAGCTCTTTCTTGCGCTCTTCCTCTCCCTCTCCGCTGCAACCGCTGCTGACCTCAAGTTGCTCGATGCGGGCAAGTCGGACTACCAGATCGTCGTGCCGGACAAGCTGGAGACGCAGGCGCTGACGGATGGGCTCGCGCAGACGGCGCGGCTGCTGCAAACGGCGTTTCTGGCGAATGGCGCGGAGGTCGCGGTCGTGACGGAGAGTCAGCGAGATGCAGCGAAACCGGCGTTGATGCTCGGGAACACGCAGTTTGCGCAAAAGAACGGCATCGATGTGACGAAGCTGCGGGATTGGAGCTTTGCGCATCGCGTGATCGGGCGGGACATCGTGATCGCGGGGCATGATCATCCGTCGAAGGCACCGACGGACAATAAGCGCCGTCCAAACTGGGATCGCGTGGGCACGGCGAAGGCGGTGGTGGATTTTGCGCGGCAGTTCATGGGCGTGCGTTTTTTGTATCCTGATCTGCCGGGCTACACGCCGGTGAGCGGCGCGGCGAAGATCGACCTGCTCGCATCGCCCGCGATCGAGTTTTTGCCGATGCAGACGATCACGGTGCCGGAGTCGCTGAATGTGACGACCACGCCGCTGCTGCGGGTGAACACGGCGCATCCGGCGGGCGCGTCGTTTTATGATCTCGCGCACAATCGCTTCCCGCGCGTGGACGAGCAGTTCGGCGGTCACACGTGGGAGCGGGCGGTGCCGGCGGAGTTGTTTGCGGAGCACCCGGAATACTTCGCGATGATCAGCGGCTCGCGATTGAAGCCGGAGGGCGGCAAGGCGCAGTATTGCCTGTCGAATCCCGACGTGCAGGAGCGCATCTACCGCGATCTCGCGGGCTTCTTCGACAAAGGCTACGACAGCGTCGATCTCGGCCAGCCAGACGGTTTTCGCGAGTGCCAGTGCGAGAAGTGCGACACGCTCCACGGCACCGGCAAAGACTGGTCGGAGAAGATCTGGATCTTCCACCGCGATGTCGCGCGGCGTTTGGAGAAGTCGCATCCAGGCAAGCAGGTGACGATGATGAGCTACATCCTCACCGCCGCGCCGCCGAAGACCTTCAAAGCTTTCCCCGCGAACACCTGCATCATGCTCACCGGCACGAACGAGGAAGACATCGCCCCGTGGCGCGGCATCGACGTGCCACGCGGCTTCACCGGCTACGTCTATAACTGGTGCCCGAACCTCGGCACGCGCTACACGCCGATGCGCACGCCGGGCTACATCGAGCTGCAGGTGCAAAGGCTCGCCGCGAACCGCATCCAGTCGCTCTACCGCGACGGCCCCGGCCAGCTCTTCGGACTCGAAGGCCCCGTCTATTACACCATGGGCCGCATGTTTGATGATCCGGCGAACAACCACGCCAAAGACCTCGTCCCCGAGTTCTGCGAGGCCGCGTTTCAAAACAAAAGCATCGCCTTCTACATGCGCGCCTTTTATGACGAACTCTACAATGCCATCGCGCTCTACTCCGACCACCTCGGCACGCGCAACGACGTGTGGACTTTCAAACCGCTGCCCACCGACGCCCGCGGACGCAAAACGGTGCAGGACCCGTTTCAGCTCATCGCCTTCCTCTACACGCCGCGCCTGCTCGCCGCGATGGAGGGTCACCTCGCGCAGTCCGAAAAGCTAGCCACCACACCGAAAGTGAAGACACGCCTCGCGCTCGTGCGCACGGAGTTCGATTACTTGAAGCACTTCGCGAAGGTCGTGCATCTGCATCAAGCCTATCAAATGCTGCCGGATACCGGCTCGCTGCATCGCCTGCTCGATGCCATCGACGCCCGCAATGCCTTGATCGCCACGCTTTATATCAAAGGTCATCAAAAGGAGTGGAACCACATCCTCTTCCCCTTCCCCGGCCACGACGCGAAGCACCTGCAACTCGCCCACGACGGCTACCAGGAGCCGTATGCCAACACCTGCTTCAACTGGGACACTAAGGCCATGCGCAACGCCCCGCCCATCGGCCTCAAAAAGCTCACCATCGCCAAAAAGACCGCCAAACTCACGCTCGACAGCCCCGAGTGGCAAAACGTCCCCGCGCACGAACTCACGCTCCTCCCGCCGCTGCACACGCTGCCGCGTAAAACCACGCTGCGCCTCCTTTACGATGAAAACGCCCTCCATCTCCGCGCCGAAGCCGAACTCGGCGATGAAACGACCTTCACCGCCTTCAACCGCGACCGCGTCCTCACCAACCAAGAAGCGCTCGACGTGTATCTCGCCCCCAATCCCGCCCAACCGCTCTTTTATCGCCTCACCCAAGGCGCGAATGCCGCATCGAAATACGACGCCCTCAACGGCCGCATCACCGACGTGATGGACCCCCGCCACGGCAAAGACGACCCCACATGGAACGGCAACTGGACCAGCGAAACCCGTGTCGATGCCAAAGCGAAACGCTGGCATGCATACATCGTGATTCCCTTCAAAACTCTCGGTGTCGAAGCCCCCACGAAAGGCATCACCTGGAAAGCCAACTTCGGCCGCAACCACGCCCTGCCCCGCGAAGTCATCGACCGCGCGATTTGGTCCTCCTCCCTCACCAGCACCCGCATGGAAGACGCGACCGTGATGGGCGAGATCGTGTTTGAGTAG